The proteins below are encoded in one region of Populus alba chromosome 2, ASM523922v2, whole genome shotgun sequence:
- the LOC118057828 gene encoding protein ABIL1 — translation MMELDQTRPENSAMTFDEVSMERSKSFIKALQELKNLRPQLYSAAEYCEKSYLHSEQKQTVLDNLKDYAVRALVNAVDHLGTVAYKLTDLLEQQTLDVSTMEVKVSCLNQQFLTCQTYTVKGGLRQQQLLAFIPRHHKHYILPNSVNKKVHFSPQIQTDARQNHFQARSRLQLSGSPASKTLSWHLVSETKSTLKGTLHAMTSNEDAKASGKSSAVFQLLDEEESRKTRSSGGLAQLSSRGPAAGAIMPTSDVPRRELLDASKPLTAFRSFDNPRHEIVRAPVRSKSMLSAFFVKQKTPKLKAGSAS, via the exons atgatggaACTGGACCAAACGAGGCCGGAGAACTCGGCCATGACTTTCGATGAGGTGTCCATGGAGCGTAGCAAGAGCTTCATCAAAGCCTTGCAG GAGCTGAAGAACTTAAGGCCTCAATTGTATTCTGCTGCCGAATACTGTGAGAAGTCTTATCTTCATAGCGAGCAGAAACAGAC GGTACTGGACAACCTGAAAGATTATGCCGTGCGAGCTCTTGTTAATGCTGTCGATCACCTTGGTACTGTGGCTTACAAGTTAACTGACCTTCTTGAGCAACAAACATTAGATGTCTCAACCATGGAGGTTAAGGTTTCTTGTCTGAATCAG caatTTCTTACATGCCAAACATATACAGTTAAGGGAGGTCTTCGACAACAGCAGCTGCTGGCATTCATCCCAAGACATCACAAGCACTACATTTTGCCAA ACTCTGTCAATAAGAAGGTACATTTTAGCCCACAAATACAGACTGATGCAagacaaaatcattttcaagcTAGATCTCGTCTTCAGCTTTCAG GTTCCCCAGCATCAAAAACTCTTTCCTGGCACTTAGTTTCTGAGACCAAGTCTACACTGAAAGGGACTCTGCATGCTATGACAAG TAATGAAGATGCAAAAGCTTCTGGAAAATCTTCTGCAGTTTTTCAACTCTTGG ATGAAGAAGAGAGTAGAAAAACAAGATCCTCAGGAGGACTTGCTCAACTATCAAGCAGAGGTCCTGCAGCTGGTGCAATCATGCCAACATCTGATGTCCCACGCAGG GAATTGTTGGATGCTTCTAAGCCTTTGACAGCATTCAGGTCATTTGACAACCCAAGGCATGAGATTGTGCGTGCTCCTGTTCGCAGTAAAAGCATGCTATCAGCTTTCTTTGTAAAACAGAAAACCCCGAAGTTGAAGGCTGGCTCTGCTTCGTGA
- the LOC118057834 gene encoding delta(8)-fatty-acid desaturase 2, whose protein sequence is MEGDEKYITGVDLKQHNKEGDLWISIQGKVYNVSDWAHEHPGGDVPLLNQAGQDVTDAFIAYHPGTAWQYLDKFFTGYYLKDLKVSETSKDYRRLASEFAKLGLFEKKGHITMYALASIALMFCVVLYGVLCCQSVWAHLGSALVLGFLWIQSSYIGHDSGHYQVMKSRGYNKFAQFVSGNCLTGISMAWWKWTHNAHHLACNSLDYDPDLQHIPFFAVNSTFFNSIKSCFYGTYLDFDPVARFFVSYQHWTFYPVMFVARVNLYLQTFLLLFSKRKFPDRASNILGILIFWTWFPLLVSCLPNWPEMVMYVLASFAVTAIQHVQLCLSHFAADVYTGPPKGNDWFEKQTGGTLDISCSSWMDWFYGGLQFQLEHHLFPRMPRGQLRRVSPLVQDLCKKHNLSYRSLSFWEANVWTIRRLRNVAQQARDLSNPVPKNMLWEAVNTHG, encoded by the coding sequence ATGGAGGGCGACGAAAAGTACATTACAGGCGTAGACCTGAAGCAACACAACAAGGAGGGAGACTTGTGGATCTCTATCCAGGGAAAGGTTTATAATGTCTCTGATTGGGCTCATGAGCATCCAGGTGGAGATGTACCTCTCCTGAATCAGGCAGGCCAAGACGTTACTGATGCATTTATTGCCTACCATCCTGGAACAGCATGGCAATATCTTGACAAGTTCTTTACAGGGTATTATCTCAAAGATTTAAAGGTGTCAGAGACGTCCAAGGATTACAGGAGGCTTGCTTCAGAGTTTGCGAAACTGGGTTTGTTTGAAAAGAAAGGACATATTACCATGTATGCCCTCGCATCTATTGCATTGATGTTTTGCGTTGTTCTTTATGGTGTTTTGTGTTGCCAGAGTGTTTGGGCTCATTTAGGATCTGCTTTGGTGTTGGGTTTTCTTTGGATTCAAAGTTCCTATATTGGTCATGATTCGGGGCATTACCAAGTAATGAAGAGTCGTGGTTATAACAAATTTGCTCAATTTGTTTCTGGGAATTGCCTCACAGGCATTAGCATGGCTTGGTGGAAATGGACCCACAATGCACACCATCTTGCCTGCAACAGCCTTGATTATGATCCTGATCTTCAACACATACCATTCTTTGCGGTAAATTCGACTTTTTTTAATTCGATAAAGTCTTGCTTTTATGGAACGTACTTGGATTTTGATCCTGTGGCAAGGTTTTTTGTGAGTTACCAACATTGGACTTTTTATCCAGTAATGTTTGTTGCCAGGGTCAATTTGTATTTACAAACATTCTTGCTACTGTTTTCAAAGAGAAAATTCCCAGACAGGGCTTCGAACATCTTGGGAATCCTCATCTTTTGGACTTGGTTCCCTCTACTTGTTTCTTGTCTCCCCAATTGGCCTGAGATGGTGATGTACGTGCTTGCAAGCTTTGCTGTTACCGCAATTCAACACGTTCAGTTGTGTTTGAGTCATTTTGCGGCCGATGTTTACACTGGACCTCCAAAAGGGAATGATTGGTTTGAGAAACAGACAGGGGGTACTTTGGATATTTCGTGCTCATCTTGGATGGATTGGTTTTACGGTGGTTTGCAGTTTCAGCTTGAGCATCACTTGTTTCCAAGGATGCCAAGAGGCCAACTGAGAAGGGTTTCACCGTTGGTACAGGATCTATGCAAGAAGCACAATTTGTCTTACCGGAGCTTGTCCTTCTGGGAAGCCAATGTGTGGACAATCAGGAGACTCAGGAACGTTGCCCAGCAGGCTAGGGATCTGTCCAACCCCGTCCCTAAAAATATGTTGTGGGAAGCTGTTAATACTCATGGATGA